One genomic segment of Dysosmobacter sp. Marseille-Q4140 includes these proteins:
- a CDS encoding tripartite tricarboxylate transporter substrate binding protein has protein sequence MKKTKKLLALLLALLLTGSLLTACGGSEDEVQEDAQDQTTEDTQSGDSTETDWPTKPIQMIVPFDAGGDTDFNARQYAKYLEEELGQPVAVSNVVGNSGMLAAKEVYDADADGYTILFTHSSINVNTAAGTSDIGIEDFEMVRVCGRPAVEAIAVRSDSPYETLDDLVAAIKENPGEFIVPASIGATSHYACLLMEKACGVELNIVNSGASSDRTAGLKGGNFEFIINPYGTMKSFIDSGDFRILATVGEERSSQFPDIPTAKELGYEDLVSVNAYYILVPKGTPEAIIEKLGAAIDDISNNNEEYATAIAEAYYQDTFLLNREDSVAYAQDELARFMEMSAELKGE, from the coding sequence ATGAAAAAGACGAAGAAACTGCTTGCCCTGCTGCTGGCGCTGCTGCTCACCGGTTCACTGCTGACGGCCTGCGGCGGTTCTGAGGATGAGGTTCAGGAGGACGCCCAGGATCAGACCACAGAGGATACCCAGTCCGGTGACAGCACCGAGACCGATTGGCCCACCAAGCCCATTCAGATGATCGTGCCCTTTGACGCCGGCGGCGACACGGACTTCAACGCCCGGCAATATGCAAAGTATCTGGAAGAGGAACTGGGCCAGCCTGTGGCGGTGAGCAATGTGGTGGGCAACAGCGGCATGCTGGCTGCCAAGGAGGTCTATGATGCGGACGCCGACGGTTATACCATCCTGTTCACCCATTCCTCCATTAACGTCAACACTGCCGCCGGTACTTCCGATATCGGCATTGAGGATTTTGAAATGGTGCGCGTCTGCGGCCGTCCTGCCGTGGAGGCCATTGCCGTCCGCAGCGACTCTCCCTATGAGACCCTGGACGATCTGGTGGCCGCTATCAAGGAAAATCCCGGCGAATTCATCGTGCCCGCTTCTATCGGCGCCACCTCTCACTATGCCTGCCTGCTGATGGAGAAGGCCTGCGGCGTGGAGCTGAACATCGTCAACTCCGGCGCCTCCAGTGACCGTACCGCCGGCCTGAAAGGCGGGAATTTCGAGTTCATCATCAATCCCTACGGCACCATGAAGTCCTTCATCGACAGCGGCGACTTCCGGATCCTGGCCACTGTGGGCGAGGAGCGCAGCTCTCAGTTCCCCGACATCCCCACCGCCAAGGAGCTGGGTTATGAGGACCTGGTTTCCGTGAACGCCTATTATATCCTGGTTCCCAAGGGTACCCCCGAGGCCATCATTGAAAAGCTGGGCGCTGCCATTGACGATATTTCCAACAACAATGAGGAGTACGCCACCGCCATTGCCGAGGCGTATTATCAGGACACCTTCCTGCTCAACCGCGAGGACTCCGTGGCTTACGCGCAGGATGAGCTGGCCCGTTTCATGGAGATG